A single Panthera uncia isolate 11264 chromosome E2 unlocalized genomic scaffold, Puncia_PCG_1.0 HiC_scaffold_19, whole genome shotgun sequence DNA region contains:
- the CCL17 gene encoding C-C motif chemokine 17 isoform X2 — MMSLKLLLLVTLLLGASLQVAHAARGTNVGRECCLEYFKGAIPLRRLTGWYRTSGECSKDAIVFVTIHGKSICSDPKDTRVKKTVRYLQSIMNPVPQES; from the exons ATGATGTCCCtgaagctgctgctgctggtcacGCTCCTCCTGGGGGCTTCTCTGCAGGTCGCCCACGCAG CTCGAGGAACCAATGTGGGCCGGGAGTGCTGCCTAGAGTACTTCAAAGGGGCCATCCCTCTCAGAAGGCTGACAGGGTGGTATAGGACCTCGGGGGAGTGTTCCAAAGACGCCATCGT GTTTGTAACTATCCATGGCAAGTCCATCTGTTCCGACCCCAAGGACACCAGGGTGAAGAAGACAGTCAGATATTTGCAAAGCATCATGAACCCTGTGCCCCAAGAGTCCTGA
- the CCL17 gene encoding C-C motif chemokine 17 isoform X1: protein MHTRVHILTHTDTHSQDPPTKRLPNTHTWTPSDTTHTHTHTQTCTRTPLHSHGPPPPPTQTLTEHLFLSPLSVARGTNVGRECCLEYFKGAIPLRRLTGWYRTSGECSKDAIVFVTIHGKSICSDPKDTRVKKTVRYLQSIMNPVPQES from the exons atgcacacacgtgtgcacatactgacacacacagacacacactcacaagATCCCCCTACCAAGAgactcccaaacacacacacgtggacCCCCTCtgataccacacacacacacacacacacacagacatgcacacggACTCCCCTCCACAGCCatggaccccccccaccccccacacagaCACTCACAGAACACCTGTTCCTGTCTCCCCTCTCCGTAGCTCGAGGAACCAATGTGGGCCGGGAGTGCTGCCTAGAGTACTTCAAAGGGGCCATCCCTCTCAGAAGGCTGACAGGGTGGTATAGGACCTCGGGGGAGTGTTCCAAAGACGCCATCGT GTTTGTAACTATCCATGGCAAGTCCATCTGTTCCGACCCCAAGGACACCAGGGTGAAGAAGACAGTCAGATATTTGCAAAGCATCATGAACCCTGTGCCCCAAGAGTCCTGA